One Lucilia cuprina isolate Lc7/37 chromosome 4, ASM2204524v1, whole genome shotgun sequence DNA segment encodes these proteins:
- the LOC111682905 gene encoding putative cysteine proteinase CG12163 isoform X3 gives MRFYAVGATVALLLIIQAAAGQEANNVEIEEEPFVRRIKRSEGNAIVGGVEKFSNEDAEKELQNSLSKLASGEGPTYKVSKVHAATKQTVAGTLTKIDCDLIDADGKEERCEVQIWSRAWLKDGNEVTINCPNKELVKKRHSRSVEYAEKKSHKKQNHHSLNKVEHLFAKFQIKYNRRYHTSMERQMRMRIFKQNLEMIRQLNENEMGSAKYGITEFADLTSTEYKQRTGLWQRDPVKAASTPKATIPDVELPKEFDWRSKGAVSPVKNQGNCGSCWAFSVTGNIEGLHAAKTGVLEEYSEQELLDCDTSDSACNGGLPDNAFDAIEKIGGLELESDYPYHARKEQCHFNKTKIHVKVKGHVDLPKNETAMAQWLIANGPISIGINANAMQFYRGGVSHPWKMLCSKKNLDHGVLIVGYGVSEYPSFKKTLPYWIIKNSWGSKWGEQGYYRVYRGDNTCGVTEMASSAVLDI, from the exons aTCGAAGAAGAACCATTTGTACGCAGAATTAAACGTAGTGAAGGTAACGCTATCGTAGGAGGAGTAGAGAAATTCAGTAATGAAGATGCCGAAAAAGAATTGCAAAACTCATTAAGTAAACTAGCCAGTGGTGAAGGTCCCACCTACAA AGTTTCAAAAGTTCATGCTGCCACCAAACAGACAGTTGCTGGTACTTTAACTAAAATCGATTGTGATCTAATTGATGCCGATGGCAAAGAGGAAAGATGTGAGGTGCAAATATGGTCCCGCGCTTGGTTAAAGGATGGTAATGAGGTTACCATTAATTGTCCCAATAAAGAGTTAGTGAAAAAACGTCACAGCCGTTCTGTAGAATATGCCGAAAAGAAatcacacaaaaaacaaaatcatcacAGTTTAAATAAAGTAGAACATTTATTCGCAAAATTCCAAATTAAATATAATCGTCGTTATCACACCTCCATGGAGAGACAAATGCGTATGCGTATATTTAAGCAGAATTTGGAAATGATTAGACAGTTGAATGAAAACGAAATGG GCAGTGCCAAATATGGCATTACAGAATTTGCCGATTTGACTAGCACTGAATACAAGCAACGTACTGGTTTGTGGCAAAGAGATCCCGTTAAAGCCGCTTCCACTCCTAAGGCTACCATTCCTGATGTAGAGCTACCTAAAGAATTCGATTGGCGTTCTAAGGGAGCTGTCTCACcg gTCAAAAATCAAGGCAACTGCGGTTCCTGCTGGGCTTTTAGTGTAACTGGTAATATTGAAGGTTTACATGCAGCTAAAACTGGTGTTTTAGAGGAATACTCTGAACAGGAATTATTAGATTGTGATACCTCGGATTCTGCTTGTAATGGTGGTTTACCTGATAATGCTTTTGA tgCCATTGAAAAGATTGGAGGATTGGAATTGGAATCAGATTATCCTTATCATGCACGCAAGGAACAGTGCCACtttaacaaaaccaaaattcaTGTTAAAGTTAAGGGTCATGTAGATTTGCCTAAAAATGAAACAGCTATGGCTCAATGGTTGATTGCCAATGGACCCATATCAATTG GTATTAATGCCAATGCCATGCAATTCTATCGTGGTGGTGTCTCACATCCCTGGAAAATGCTTTGTTCTAAGAAAAACCTTGATCATGGTGTTCTAATTGTTGGTTATGGTGTCTCTGAATATCCCTCGTTCAAGAAAACATTACCCTATTGGATTATCAAGAATTCATGGGGTAGTAAATGGGGTGAACAGGGTTATTATCGTGTTTATCGTGGCGATAATACTTGTGGTGTTACCGAGATGGCCAGTAGTGCTGTATTAGATATTTAA